Proteins encoded by one window of Brienomyrus brachyistius isolate T26 chromosome 1, BBRACH_0.4, whole genome shotgun sequence:
- the LOC125740624 gene encoding enhancer of polycomb homolog 1-like isoform X2, giving the protein MSKLSFRARALDAAKPLPVFRCEDLPDLHEYASINRAVPQMPTGMEKEEESEHHLQRAISAQQVYGEKRDNMVIPVPQAESNIAYYETLYPGEFRMPKQLIHLQPFSLDTEQPDYDLDSEDDVFLNKLKKKMEITPLQFEEMVDRLEKGSGQQLVTLQEAKLLLKEDDELIREVFEYWTRKRRPSESISLLSGIKQEKRDGSSTNDPYVAFRRRTEKMQTRKNRKNDEASYEKMLKLRRDLSRAVTILEMIKRREKSKRELLHLTLEIVEKRYSMADFGGEVMAEVLAQRALVKPTYPIPIIPLSSSNQHRHQDHMEMKEYKAKPEKTEVVRTKRKYEKKPKVLPLSASVPQQTSPSVFSVKDLNQYDFPSSDDEPFSQQIQSGSSDAEEENDPDGPFAFRRRAGCQYYAPREAQGASGWPWCSPSEGGLGDVLYRYCLTSLSVPRRCVGLARRRIGRGGRVLLDRAHTDFDDSIDGPDPEQLVPLPRSLADDPTGTSDTNTSDRGPSHDLNRILSNIKASRWRHFRPRTPPPQNAHGGEAQSHRPCQGLSRLSAAQSGTLAGGPPSQNRRGGSTAAFPAVTAEQYQQHQEQLALMQKQQLAQTQLQLSSSTQGLVSKTLDSVSAQFAASALVTKEQLISSKPKEEVVLGAGVNGVVQASGRSICRSCKPKEEVVLGAGVNGVVQASGRSICMSCKPKEEVMLGAGVNGVVQASGRSICRSCKPKEEVMLGAGVNGVVQSSFRSICRSCKPKEEVVLGAGVNGVVQASFRSICRSCKPKEEVVLGAGVNGVVQASFRSICRSCKPKEEVVLGAGVNGVVQASFRSICMSCKPKEEVVLGASVNGVVQASGRSICRSCKPKEEVVLGAGVNGVVQASFRSICRSCKPKFLSLSALNRKVKMALILLLFLMESLFFPPGVYKGLHLSSTTTVPPPMSQPVAAGSTFPQPATNSSSSSSSSTNAVAISASEPAHHTPAANSTTQVLIGNSMRLGLPPPGGAVATLNTRHPPRTIGAVPSALKLAAPTNCQMPKVAATSSMDMVPRENHEQEKAALNSIADTTVVMEVT; this is encoded by the exons GAACACCACCTCCAGAGGGCCATATCAGCCCAGCAGGTGTACGGGGAGAAGCGGGACAACATGGTGATCCCCGTACCACAGGCAGAGAGCAACATCGCCTATTACGAGACGCTCTACCCTGGGGAGTTCCGGATGCCCAAGCAGCTCATTCACCTACAGC CGTTCAGTCTGGACACAGAGCAACCAGACTATGACTTGGATTCGGAAGATGACGTGTTTCTGAACAAGCTGAAGAAGAAGATGGAGATCACTCCTCTGCAGTTCGAGGAGATGGTAGACCGTCTGGAAAAGGGTAGTGGACAGCAG CTGGTGACCCTGCAAGAGGCCAAGCTGCTGCTGAAGGAAGATGACGAGCTCATCCGCGAGGTGTTTGAGTACTGGACGCGCAAGCGGAGGCCCTCCGAGAGCATCTCCCTCCTCTCCGGCATCAAGCAGGAGAAGCGTGATGGTTCCAGCACCAATGATCCCTATGTGGCCTTCCGCCGGAGGACGGAGAAGATGCAGACACGCAAG AACCGCAAAAACGACGAGGCATCGTACGAGAAGATGCTGAAGCTGCGCCGGGATTTGAGCCGGGCCGTCACCATCCTGGAGATGATCAagcgcagggagaagagcaagcGGGAGCTTCTGCACCTCACGCTGGAGATCGTGGAGAAGAG GTACAGCATGGCCGACTTCGGCGGCGAGGTCATGGCAGAGGTGCTGGCCCAGAGGGCCCTGGTGAAACCTACATACCCCATTCCCATCATTCCACTGTCCAGCAGCAACCAGCACAGGCACCAGGATCACATGGAGATGAAGGAGTACAAAGCTAAG CCTGAGAAGACAGAAGTCGTCAGGACGAAACGGAAATATGAGAAGAAGCCCAAAGTCTTACCACTGTCGGCTTCTGTGCCGCAGCAGACAAGTCCGTCCGTGTTCAGTGTGAAGGACCTGAACCAGTACGATTTTCCCAGCTCAGACGACGAGCCCTTCTCCCAG CAGATTCAATCAGGTTCCTCCGATGCCGAGGAGGAGAATGACCCAGACGGGCCCTTCGCTTTCCGGAGGAGGGCTGGCTGTCAGTACTACGCT CCTCGGGAAGCCCAGGGTGCCAGCGGCTGGCCGTGGTGCAGCCCTTCCGAAGGAGGTCTGGGTGATGTGCTCTACAGATACTGCCTCACCTCTTTGTCGGTGCCCAGGCGCTGCGTGGGCTTGGCACGGCGGCGAATCGGCCGGGGGGGCAG GGTGTTATTGGACAGGGCGCATACGGACTTTGACGATTCGATCGACGGGCCAGATCCAGAGCAGCTGGTCCCCTTGCCCCGCAGCTTGGCTGATGACCCCACCGGTACCTCAGACACAAATACCTCCGACAGAGGCCCTTCTCATGACCTCAACCGCATCCTGTCCAACATCAAAGCGTCCCGCTGGAGACACTTCCGGCCCCGGACGCCGCCACCACAAAATGCACATGGAGGGGAGGCCCAGTCCCATCGCCCATGCCAGGGATTGAGCCGGCTGTCTGCGGCACAATCCGGAACCTTGGCAGGGGGACCTCCCTCCCAAAACAGGAGGGGTGGGAGCACTGCGGCATTCCCTGCTG TCACAGCTGAGCAGTACCAGCAGCACCAAGAGCAGCTGGCCCTCATGCAGAAACAGCAGCTGGCGCAGACACAGCTGCAGCTCAGCAGCAGCACGCAG GGTTTGGTGTCGAAGACACTGGACTCTGTCAGCGCCCAGTTTGCTGCCTCCGCTTTGGTGACAAAAGAGCAGCTGATCAGCTCCAAGCCCAAAGAGGAGGTGGTGCTCGGAGccggtgtgaatggtgtggttCAGGCCTCAGGTAGGTCCATATGCAGGTCCTGTAAGCCCAAAGAGGAGGTGGTGCTCGGAGccggtgtgaatggtgtggttCAGGCCTCAGGTAGGTCCATATGCATGTCCTGTAAGCCCAAAGAGGAGGTGATGCTTGGAGccggtgtgaatggtgtggttCAGGCCTCAGGTAGGTCCATATGCAGGTCCTGTAAGCCCAAAGAGGAGGTGATGCTTGGAGccggtgtgaatggtgtggtcCAGTCCTCATTTAGGTCCATATGCAGGTCCTGTAAGCCCAAAGAGGAGGTGGTGCTTGGAGCCGGTGTCAATGGTGTGGTTCAGGCCTCATTTAGGTCCATATGCAGGTCCTGTAAGCCCAAAGAGGAGGTGGTGCTCGGAGccggtgtgaatggtgtggttCAGGCCTCATTTAGGTCCATATGCAGGTCCTGTAAGCCCAAAGAGGAGGTGGTGCTTGGAGccggtgtgaatggtgtggttCAGGCCTCATTTAGGTCCATATGCATGTCCTGTAAGCCCAAAGAGGAGGTGGTGCTTGGAGCCAGTGTGAATGGTGTGGTTCAGGCCTCAGGTAGGTCCATATGCAGGTCCTGTAAGCCCAAAGAGGAGGTGGTGCTCGGAGccggtgtgaatggtgtggttCAGGCCTCATTTAGGTCCATATGCAGGTCCTGTAAACCCAAATTTTTATCACTGTCAGCTTTGAACCGAAAAGTGAAGATGGCCCTCATTCTGCTGCTGTTCCTGATGGAGTCTCTCTTCTTCCCCCCAGGAGTGTACAAGGGCTTACATCTCTCTAGCACTACGACAGTCCCGCCTCCCATGAGCCAGCCAGTGGCAGCCGGCTCCACCTTCCCTCAGCCAGCCacgaacagcagcagcagcagcagcagcagcactaaTGCTGTTGCCATCTCTGCCAGCGAGCCTGCTCACCACACGCCCGCCGCCAACTCCACTACTCAGGTCCTGATCGGGAACAGTATGCGCTTGGGTTTGCCCCCTCCAGGGGGCGCCGtcgccaccctgaacacgcggCATCCACCCAGGACTATAGGCGCGGTCCCGTCTGCCTTAAAGCTGGCCGCGCCCACGAACTGTCAGATGCCCAAGGTCGCCGCCACCTCATCCATGGACATGGTGCCAAG GGAAAACCATGAGCAGGAGAAGGCAGCACTGAACAGTATAGCGGACACCACGGTGGTCATGGAGGTCACGTAG
- the LOC125740624 gene encoding enhancer of polycomb homolog 1-like isoform X17 has product MSKLSFRARALDAAKPLPVFRCEDLPDLHEYASINRAVPQMPTGMEKEEESEHHLQRAISAQQVYGEKRDNMVIPVPQAESNIAYYETLYPGEFRMPKQLIHLQPFSLDTEQPDYDLDSEDDVFLNKLKKKMEITPLQFEEMVDRLEKGSGQQLVTLQEAKLLLKEDDELIREVFEYWTRKRRPSESISLLSGIKQEKRDGSSTNDPYVAFRRRTEKMQTRKNRKNDEASYEKMLKLRRDLSRAVTILEMIKRREKSKRELLHLTLEIVEKRYSMADFGGEVMAEVLAQRALVKPTYPIPIIPLSSSNQHRHQDHMEMKEYKAKPEKTEVVRTKRKYEKKPKVLPLSASVPQQTSPSVFSVKDLNQYDFPSSDDEPFSQQQIQSGSSDAEEENDPDGPFAFRRRAGCQYYAPREAQGASGWPWCSPSEGGLGDVLYRYCLTSLSVPRRCVGLARRRIGRGGRVLLDRAHTDFDDSIDGPDPEQLVPLPRSLADDPTGTSDTNTSDRGPSHDLNRILSNIKASRWRHFRPRTPPPQNAHGGEAQSHRPCQGLSRLSAAQSGTLAGGPPSQNRRGGSTAAFPAVTAEQYQQHQEQLALMQKQQLAQTQLQLSSSTQGLVSKTLDSVSAQFAASALVTKEQLISSKPKEEVVLGAGVNGVVQASGRSICRSCKPKEEVVLGAGVNGVVQASGRSICMSCKPKEEVMLGAGVNGVVQASGRSICRSCKPKEEVMLGAGVNGVVQSSFRSICRSCKPKEEVVLGAGVNGVVQASFRSICRSCKPKEEVVLGAGVNGVVQASFRSICRSCKPKEEVVLGAGVNGVVQASFRSICMSCKPKEEVVLGASVNGVVQASGVYKGLHLSSTTTVPPPMSQPVAAGSTFPQPATNSSSSSSSSTNAVAISASEPAHHTPAANSTTQVLIGNSMRLGLPPPGGAVATLNTRHPPRTIGAVPSALKLAAPTNCQMPKVAATSSMDMVPRENHEQEKAALNSIADTTVVMEVT; this is encoded by the exons GAACACCACCTCCAGAGGGCCATATCAGCCCAGCAGGTGTACGGGGAGAAGCGGGACAACATGGTGATCCCCGTACCACAGGCAGAGAGCAACATCGCCTATTACGAGACGCTCTACCCTGGGGAGTTCCGGATGCCCAAGCAGCTCATTCACCTACAGC CGTTCAGTCTGGACACAGAGCAACCAGACTATGACTTGGATTCGGAAGATGACGTGTTTCTGAACAAGCTGAAGAAGAAGATGGAGATCACTCCTCTGCAGTTCGAGGAGATGGTAGACCGTCTGGAAAAGGGTAGTGGACAGCAG CTGGTGACCCTGCAAGAGGCCAAGCTGCTGCTGAAGGAAGATGACGAGCTCATCCGCGAGGTGTTTGAGTACTGGACGCGCAAGCGGAGGCCCTCCGAGAGCATCTCCCTCCTCTCCGGCATCAAGCAGGAGAAGCGTGATGGTTCCAGCACCAATGATCCCTATGTGGCCTTCCGCCGGAGGACGGAGAAGATGCAGACACGCAAG AACCGCAAAAACGACGAGGCATCGTACGAGAAGATGCTGAAGCTGCGCCGGGATTTGAGCCGGGCCGTCACCATCCTGGAGATGATCAagcgcagggagaagagcaagcGGGAGCTTCTGCACCTCACGCTGGAGATCGTGGAGAAGAG GTACAGCATGGCCGACTTCGGCGGCGAGGTCATGGCAGAGGTGCTGGCCCAGAGGGCCCTGGTGAAACCTACATACCCCATTCCCATCATTCCACTGTCCAGCAGCAACCAGCACAGGCACCAGGATCACATGGAGATGAAGGAGTACAAAGCTAAG CCTGAGAAGACAGAAGTCGTCAGGACGAAACGGAAATATGAGAAGAAGCCCAAAGTCTTACCACTGTCGGCTTCTGTGCCGCAGCAGACAAGTCCGTCCGTGTTCAGTGTGAAGGACCTGAACCAGTACGATTTTCCCAGCTCAGACGACGAGCCCTTCTCCCAG CAGCAGATTCAATCAGGTTCCTCCGATGCCGAGGAGGAGAATGACCCAGACGGGCCCTTCGCTTTCCGGAGGAGGGCTGGCTGTCAGTACTACGCT CCTCGGGAAGCCCAGGGTGCCAGCGGCTGGCCGTGGTGCAGCCCTTCCGAAGGAGGTCTGGGTGATGTGCTCTACAGATACTGCCTCACCTCTTTGTCGGTGCCCAGGCGCTGCGTGGGCTTGGCACGGCGGCGAATCGGCCGGGGGGGCAG GGTGTTATTGGACAGGGCGCATACGGACTTTGACGATTCGATCGACGGGCCAGATCCAGAGCAGCTGGTCCCCTTGCCCCGCAGCTTGGCTGATGACCCCACCGGTACCTCAGACACAAATACCTCCGACAGAGGCCCTTCTCATGACCTCAACCGCATCCTGTCCAACATCAAAGCGTCCCGCTGGAGACACTTCCGGCCCCGGACGCCGCCACCACAAAATGCACATGGAGGGGAGGCCCAGTCCCATCGCCCATGCCAGGGATTGAGCCGGCTGTCTGCGGCACAATCCGGAACCTTGGCAGGGGGACCTCCCTCCCAAAACAGGAGGGGTGGGAGCACTGCGGCATTCCCTGCTG TCACAGCTGAGCAGTACCAGCAGCACCAAGAGCAGCTGGCCCTCATGCAGAAACAGCAGCTGGCGCAGACACAGCTGCAGCTCAGCAGCAGCACGCAG GGTTTGGTGTCGAAGACACTGGACTCTGTCAGCGCCCAGTTTGCTGCCTCCGCTTTGGTGACAAAAGAGCAGCTGATCAGCTCCAAGCCCAAAGAGGAGGTGGTGCTCGGAGccggtgtgaatggtgtggttCAGGCCTCAGGTAGGTCCATATGCAGGTCCTGTAAGCCCAAAGAGGAGGTGGTGCTCGGAGccggtgtgaatggtgtggttCAGGCCTCAGGTAGGTCCATATGCATGTCCTGTAAGCCCAAAGAGGAGGTGATGCTTGGAGccggtgtgaatggtgtggttCAGGCCTCAGGTAGGTCCATATGCAGGTCCTGTAAGCCCAAAGAGGAGGTGATGCTTGGAGccggtgtgaatggtgtggtcCAGTCCTCATTTAGGTCCATATGCAGGTCCTGTAAGCCCAAAGAGGAGGTGGTGCTTGGAGCCGGTGTCAATGGTGTGGTTCAGGCCTCATTTAGGTCCATATGCAGGTCCTGTAAGCCCAAAGAGGAGGTGGTGCTCGGAGccggtgtgaatggtgtggttCAGGCCTCATTTAGGTCCATATGCAGGTCCTGTAAGCCCAAAGAGGAGGTGGTGCTTGGAGccggtgtgaatggtgtggttCAGGCCTCATTTAGGTCCATATGCATGTCCTGTAAGCCCAAAGAGGAGGTGGTGCTTGGAGCCAGTGTGAATGGTGTGGTTCAGGCCTCAG GAGTGTACAAGGGCTTACATCTCTCTAGCACTACGACAGTCCCGCCTCCCATGAGCCAGCCAGTGGCAGCCGGCTCCACCTTCCCTCAGCCAGCCacgaacagcagcagcagcagcagcagcagcactaaTGCTGTTGCCATCTCTGCCAGCGAGCCTGCTCACCACACGCCCGCCGCCAACTCCACTACTCAGGTCCTGATCGGGAACAGTATGCGCTTGGGTTTGCCCCCTCCAGGGGGCGCCGtcgccaccctgaacacgcggCATCCACCCAGGACTATAGGCGCGGTCCCGTCTGCCTTAAAGCTGGCCGCGCCCACGAACTGTCAGATGCCCAAGGTCGCCGCCACCTCATCCATGGACATGGTGCCAAG GGAAAACCATGAGCAGGAGAAGGCAGCACTGAACAGTATAGCGGACACCACGGTGGTCATGGAGGTCACGTAG
- the LOC125740624 gene encoding enhancer of polycomb homolog 1-like isoform X31, producing MSKLSFRARALDAAKPLPVFRCEDLPDLHEYASINRAVPQMPTGMEKEEESEHHLQRAISAQQVYGEKRDNMVIPVPQAESNIAYYETLYPGEFRMPKQLIHLQPFSLDTEQPDYDLDSEDDVFLNKLKKKMEITPLQFEEMVDRLEKGSGQQLVTLQEAKLLLKEDDELIREVFEYWTRKRRPSESISLLSGIKQEKRDGSSTNDPYVAFRRRTEKMQTRKNRKNDEASYEKMLKLRRDLSRAVTILEMIKRREKSKRELLHLTLEIVEKRYSMADFGGEVMAEVLAQRALVKPTYPIPIIPLSSSNQHRHQDHMEMKEYKAKPEKTEVVRTKRKYEKKPKVLPLSASVPQQTSPSVFSVKDLNQYDFPSSDDEPFSQQQIQSGSSDAEEENDPDGPFAFRRRAGCQYYAPREAQGASGWPWCSPSEGGLGDVLYRYCLTSLSVPRRCVGLARRRIGRGGRVLLDRAHTDFDDSIDGPDPEQLVPLPRSLADDPTGTSDTNTSDRGPSHDLNRILSNIKASRWRHFRPRTPPPQNAHGGEAQSHRPCQGLSRLSAAQSGTLAGGPPSQNRRGGSTAAFPAVTAEQYQQHQEQLALMQKQQLAQTQLQLSSSTQGLVSKTLDSVSAQFAASALVTKEQLISSKPKEEVVLGAGVNGVVQASGRSICRSCKPKEEVVLGAGVNGVVQASGRSICMSCKPKEEVMLGAGVNGVVQASGRSICRSCKPKEEVVLGAGVNGVVQASFRSICRSCKPKEEVVLGAGVNGVVQASFRSICRSCKPKFLSLSALNRKVKMALILLLFLMESLFFPPGVYKGLHLSSTTTVPPPMSQPVAAGSTFPQPATNSSSSSSSSTNAVAISASEPAHHTPAANSTTQVLIGNSMRLGLPPPGGAVATLNTRHPPRTIGAVPSALKLAAPTNCQMPKVAATSSMDMVPRENHEQEKAALNSIADTTVVMEVT from the exons GAACACCACCTCCAGAGGGCCATATCAGCCCAGCAGGTGTACGGGGAGAAGCGGGACAACATGGTGATCCCCGTACCACAGGCAGAGAGCAACATCGCCTATTACGAGACGCTCTACCCTGGGGAGTTCCGGATGCCCAAGCAGCTCATTCACCTACAGC CGTTCAGTCTGGACACAGAGCAACCAGACTATGACTTGGATTCGGAAGATGACGTGTTTCTGAACAAGCTGAAGAAGAAGATGGAGATCACTCCTCTGCAGTTCGAGGAGATGGTAGACCGTCTGGAAAAGGGTAGTGGACAGCAG CTGGTGACCCTGCAAGAGGCCAAGCTGCTGCTGAAGGAAGATGACGAGCTCATCCGCGAGGTGTTTGAGTACTGGACGCGCAAGCGGAGGCCCTCCGAGAGCATCTCCCTCCTCTCCGGCATCAAGCAGGAGAAGCGTGATGGTTCCAGCACCAATGATCCCTATGTGGCCTTCCGCCGGAGGACGGAGAAGATGCAGACACGCAAG AACCGCAAAAACGACGAGGCATCGTACGAGAAGATGCTGAAGCTGCGCCGGGATTTGAGCCGGGCCGTCACCATCCTGGAGATGATCAagcgcagggagaagagcaagcGGGAGCTTCTGCACCTCACGCTGGAGATCGTGGAGAAGAG GTACAGCATGGCCGACTTCGGCGGCGAGGTCATGGCAGAGGTGCTGGCCCAGAGGGCCCTGGTGAAACCTACATACCCCATTCCCATCATTCCACTGTCCAGCAGCAACCAGCACAGGCACCAGGATCACATGGAGATGAAGGAGTACAAAGCTAAG CCTGAGAAGACAGAAGTCGTCAGGACGAAACGGAAATATGAGAAGAAGCCCAAAGTCTTACCACTGTCGGCTTCTGTGCCGCAGCAGACAAGTCCGTCCGTGTTCAGTGTGAAGGACCTGAACCAGTACGATTTTCCCAGCTCAGACGACGAGCCCTTCTCCCAG CAGCAGATTCAATCAGGTTCCTCCGATGCCGAGGAGGAGAATGACCCAGACGGGCCCTTCGCTTTCCGGAGGAGGGCTGGCTGTCAGTACTACGCT CCTCGGGAAGCCCAGGGTGCCAGCGGCTGGCCGTGGTGCAGCCCTTCCGAAGGAGGTCTGGGTGATGTGCTCTACAGATACTGCCTCACCTCTTTGTCGGTGCCCAGGCGCTGCGTGGGCTTGGCACGGCGGCGAATCGGCCGGGGGGGCAG GGTGTTATTGGACAGGGCGCATACGGACTTTGACGATTCGATCGACGGGCCAGATCCAGAGCAGCTGGTCCCCTTGCCCCGCAGCTTGGCTGATGACCCCACCGGTACCTCAGACACAAATACCTCCGACAGAGGCCCTTCTCATGACCTCAACCGCATCCTGTCCAACATCAAAGCGTCCCGCTGGAGACACTTCCGGCCCCGGACGCCGCCACCACAAAATGCACATGGAGGGGAGGCCCAGTCCCATCGCCCATGCCAGGGATTGAGCCGGCTGTCTGCGGCACAATCCGGAACCTTGGCAGGGGGACCTCCCTCCCAAAACAGGAGGGGTGGGAGCACTGCGGCATTCCCTGCTG TCACAGCTGAGCAGTACCAGCAGCACCAAGAGCAGCTGGCCCTCATGCAGAAACAGCAGCTGGCGCAGACACAGCTGCAGCTCAGCAGCAGCACGCAG GGTTTGGTGTCGAAGACACTGGACTCTGTCAGCGCCCAGTTTGCTGCCTCCGCTTTGGTGACAAAAGAGCAGCTGATCAGCTCCAAGCCCAAAGAGGAGGTGGTGCTCGGAGccggtgtgaatggtgtggttCAGGCCTCAGGTAGGTCCATATGCAGGTCCTGTAAGCCCAAAGAGGAGGTGGTGCTCGGAGccggtgtgaatggtgtggttCAGGCCTCAGGTAGGTCCATATGCATGTCCTGTAAGCCCAAAGAGGAGGTGATGCTTGGAGccggtgtgaatggtgtggttCAGGCCTCAGGTAG GTCCATATGCAGGTCCTGTAAGCCCAAAGAGGAGGTGGTGCTTGGAGccggtgtgaatggtgtggttCAGGCCTCATTTAG GTCCATATGCAGGTCCTGTAAGCCCAAAGAGGAGGTGGTGCTCGGAGccggtgtgaatggtgtggttCAGGCCTCATTTAGGTCCATATGCAGGTCCTGTAAACCCAAATTTTTATCACTGTCAGCTTTGAACCGAAAAGTGAAGATGGCCCTCATTCTGCTGCTGTTCCTGATGGAGTCTCTCTTCTTCCCCCCAGGAGTGTACAAGGGCTTACATCTCTCTAGCACTACGACAGTCCCGCCTCCCATGAGCCAGCCAGTGGCAGCCGGCTCCACCTTCCCTCAGCCAGCCacgaacagcagcagcagcagcagcagcagcactaaTGCTGTTGCCATCTCTGCCAGCGAGCCTGCTCACCACACGCCCGCCGCCAACTCCACTACTCAGGTCCTGATCGGGAACAGTATGCGCTTGGGTTTGCCCCCTCCAGGGGGCGCCGtcgccaccctgaacacgcggCATCCACCCAGGACTATAGGCGCGGTCCCGTCTGCCTTAAAGCTGGCCGCGCCCACGAACTGTCAGATGCCCAAGGTCGCCGCCACCTCATCCATGGACATGGTGCCAAG GGAAAACCATGAGCAGGAGAAGGCAGCACTGAACAGTATAGCGGACACCACGGTGGTCATGGAGGTCACGTAG